The Brassica napus cultivar Da-Ae chromosome C7, Da-Ae, whole genome shotgun sequence genomic interval TTCGTAATTATGTCATACAGTATAATGAAATGTATACTCGCAATATTTATGTGGGAACTAGAGCAACATTATGACATGAGGGACAAAATCAAGCACATTCGGGTCCAATGATGATCACAACATTCATATTGCATCATAGGTTAACCGGACATAAAGGAGTTCTTCACACCCGTCTGTACAGCTCAATGGAGCAAAtctacttttttattattatgaaaGTTCTTAGCTGGAACTGTAGAGGTATGAGAAGCAAATGGACAATAAGTTAACTCCAAGAGATATttcataaacataaaccagattttctatttttatcgGAAAAAACAAGATTGCTTGATGGCGTAAGAATAACTCAGCCTATGAAAAGGAGAAAATCAGTGAGCGTCAAAAAGCTCCGGAGAAGGAACCAAACAAATGACAACAGAACTTAGGAATAAATACTGATAGGAAGTTACATgatgcatataaggatgaagaagatttTTGGCAGCAGAAGAGCCGAAATATGTGGCATACATCAAGGGATCTTAACACCAAACTTTATTATGCCCTAACGAAATAACGGCGTGCTCGTAACAGGGTCTCTATGATGCTGATGGAAACTAGATAATAGAGGAAAATGGTGTAGAAAAGGTTGTAGTGGATTATTTTGAGGATTTGTTTAGGACAAATTCTCCTtcagaattcaaaatttttctGGAAGAGATGTCGCCTAGCATCACTCCCCAAATGAATCAGAGTTACTAAGGATTGCAACGGAGGATGGGAGTTCGACAAACcttgtttatgatgcatccagagaaaGAGCATGGACTGGATGGAATGATAGCACTTTTTTTCCAACATTCTtggcatataataaaaaaagaacctATTGGATATGgttaatacatttttaatttccAGAAAGCTAGACACGAGGTTAAACATTACAAATATTTGCTTGATTCCTAAAACGTAGAGGCCAAAAAGGATGACAGAGCTCAAACCCTTAAGTATGTGTAATGTAGGATATAAGATTATCTCAAAAGTATTATGTTAGAGGTTGAAGGTCTTCCTTACTTTACTTATATCGATAACAAAATTGGCTTTTGTGGCTGGAAGATTGATCTCTTACAATATTCTTATAGCCCAAGAGATGTTTCATGGGGTAAGGACGAATAAGTCATGCCAAAACAAGTTTATGGCCATAAAGAAGGATATGAGTAAAGCGTATGATATGGTGGAATGGCCTTTTTATCAAGGCATTACTCCACAAAATGGGTTTTGACCATCTTTGGATCCAACTAATGATAGAATGTATTTCCTCGATTCAATACATGGTATTATTGAATGGTCAGTCAAAGGGACACAAAACGCCACACTGTGGTTTGTGTCAGGGGGATCCATTGTCCtcttatttgtttattatttacaCGAAAGCCTTGATAGCGAACATCAAAAAGGCTGAGAAAGAGAGACAACTCACAGGTATGAAGGTTGCAAGGGCTTGTCCTTCAATTTCTCATTTGACCTTTATCAATGAAGAGGAATGCCAGGCAATTCTTAGTATTCTAAAGGAATATGAGGGGGTATTGGGTCAacagataaattttaaaaaatcttcgATTCAATTCGGTCATAAGATCGAGGAATCCACCAAACATGAACTTCGGGGTGTATTAGGGATACAAAATTTAGTAGGGATAGGATCATATCTAGGCATCCCTGAGAATTTGGGAGGTTCAAAACACAcaagtttttggttttattcaAGAACGGTGAAATAACAGAGTAAATGGATGGACTTTCAAATTTTTCACGAAGGGGGACAAGGAAGTAATCATAAAGTCCGTAGTCACGGCCTTACCGAACCATGTAATGTCTTGCTTTCGTATACAAAAAATGGTAACAAAGAAGTTAACGAGTGCAGTgctcaattttggtggagtccggGAGGCAGCACTagaggtatgcattggaaatcatgagATAAACTTTGCAGTCCCAAGGATGAAGGAGGTCTAGGTTTTAAAGACCTCACAGACTTCAATATTTCTATGATTGGAAAGCAATTTTGGAGGATGATTGAGAAATCGAATATGTTATTCTCAAGGGTTTTCAAAGGACGATATTTCAGGAATGCCTTACCCCTAAAACCAATTAGATCGTACTCCGCATCATATGGCCGATGCAATATTGTCTCTGCTAGTTCTCTGGTTAGCAAATGACTAATCAAAGAGTGGGATCAGATCATCAATATCAGTATGGAAAGATCCTTGGCTCCCATCCACCCGCCCAAGACCAGCAAACATAAATCAACACAATTTTACATGGACCTTACATTGGATTCTCTCATCAATGCAAATTCGAGAACTTGGAATCTACAGGCAATTAAGATGTGGATAGATCCTCACGATGTGAAGATTATTAAAAGTTTACCATTAAGTCAAAGTCAAATAGCGGatcgtgatggatggaattttACCAATAATGGAagatacacggttaaatctggatatcaaGTAGAACGAGTGTACCTGGATGGAGAAAGAATGTTACTAGAGTATCGCCCTTCATTTTCCCCACTAAAGGATTTTTGCTGGAAAGTGAGGTGCCCACCTAAGATGAAACACTTTTTATGGCAATTGGTATCAGGATATATAGCAGTGAAGAAAAAATTGCAGGCGAGAGGAATACAAGGGATACAACTTGCGCACATTGTGGAGCACCTGAGGAATCcataaatcatgtattttttggATGTCCACCGGCGGTTCAGGTTTGGGATCTCTCACGAATCTCATAGAACCCATATATCTTCCCCACTCAGTCACTCTTTGcaaatatggatcatttatttttaaggaTTTCCACACAATTGGAAAATCATCAATATGCATGGATCCTATGGTGCATatggaaagaaagaaacaacaaaaatttcaGCAATTTAGATGTTGATTCCATATTTACTCTCAAGTTGGCAGATACATAATCTATAatttgggctgaggcacatgCGACAATTCCACAGCGAGCTGATCAAATTAGGTTGCAAGTGGAAACGACAATACCGTTTATACCAGGTCGATGGTATTTTACGGAAGGATCATGGAAAACCCAGGAAACTTACTCGGGAAAAGTGTGGTATAGTGCATTGGAAGGATGATGAAAACCTCTCGAGGAGTTGGCAATCTAAGTTGGTAAAGGGAATAAGCCTTGCTGCTATGAAACCGTAAATCTTCAAAGACAAGGGATGTGTAATAAATGGTCACACGAAGGATGTGAAGGCCTCCGATATTCCAACTCAATGCCCTGGGATATGACACACCTGGACGACAATGAGGCTGACCCCCAGGATATGACGCACAAGAACGGATCGGTTTGATCCCATGGATATGTCGCACCAAGATTGATCGAAAATATCAATAGATATTACACACCATTGAAAGAAAATTAGAATCACTCTCAAGGTTCCAAAAATAATCGTTCGAAggcttcttttattttaatagagattacaacatatttataggaaactaAACTTGTTGAGAAAGCTAGATAATTAATACATAGGAAATCACAAAATGGTGCATGCAGgagagaaaatgtttttttggaaCAAGCATTCATTGCATACAGGAGATAGAAGCTTTCCATGcaatttagtttttgattttcgTCACTTTTATTGGACAGCTAAAAAACacttgttttttaattttcttgggCTTGTAACTTCATAAAAATGGACCGGACATGTTAGCTAACATCATGAGTTGATTTCTGAATGTCTTCCATGTCCATAACTTCATAAATCAGTCCAAGATCACATCAAAGGATTTGGTAGTTTAATGGGAGTAAGGAATACAAGGGCTAATCAAGCCACCACTCCACTCGGAAATAGAGGCTCTCATTTGGGCAATGAAATGGAAGAAATTTAAAGCTGTTTAATGTtatatttggaacaaattttTCGCAGTTGGTGAAAATGGTTTCGGAACTACAAGAATGGCCAGTCTTTGAAATTtatttggaagaaataaatacCTCGAAGGGAAGTTTTCACAGATCGGGATCATTCATATTTCATGGACGCATAACATAAGGGCATATAGTCTCGTATGTAGTGCAGGGAAGCAACTGTTATTTGTCGTTTATATAGATGCGGAGCTACCGGTTTGCTTTGCAGAGTCTATATGAATCTGTTctgttgatgaaaaaaaaacattgtactTTTAGTTATACTTGTACAATAGCAACAGTGTTTACCTATAGACAATGTAGAGTATAGTTTTCTAGACAATGTAAAGTATAGTTTTCAATTATTGAAtaattcaatattaattaagtgttatttaattttttacaagAATGCATTCACAGAAATAGTAAGCGTAATCATTATACTATATAACTATAGATGAAGGTGATATTATAATTTATGAACTAAgaataaatataatatcatatgagaacaaaatattttttttatgaactgTGAAAACACACATATGACATACACCCACAATCAGGAGTGTCAAAATGGATAAAATTAATGGATTAATCAAACCAGTCCAAACCATAGATCTCAATGGATAGAAAAATTGGTTACCAACAGATCAATGGATAAAATGAGTTAATGGACTTAGTGGATTAGGTAAAAATGTTTTGGATTGTAATggataactagattttgatccgcgcttccGAAGCGCGGTTTTTTCTTggattataaatataatttaatatgaaTTAGTATTTGGGATTGtacattattatgttacaaagtATGTATtatatcaaaacataaaatttgtttaaaattatataatttagaagtagtttatttgagattttgtatGTACATTCTAATGTAGATCTCTCTTAAGTTTGGGAATTTGAGGATTCAAAAAACTCAACCGAAACcaactcaaaaatatatgtttggttcggGTCCGAATACATCGCAAAGCACctattgtatgttttttttgacATGCGGGTCTCGGTTTGGGTCTGGATCCTACTGAGACCCGATCAGATACCCAAAGTatgcaaaatattttgtttatattaagtATAGTTGGGTATttcagatatatttttgatattatatgtattcttTTAACTTTCAGGTTTAGGTTTTCGATTATAGTTTCGAGTTttaggtaaaattttaaaattataaaatatatttcagatatttagatATGTTTTTGGTACTTTGGTTCATCGGGTCAGATTTCaggtaaaattatttttctgccttttgaatatttttgactATTTTTGGGAGGTTTTGGGTGTGGTTTGGGTGTTTTTAGGTTTTCTGGTACTTTGGTTTTTTTCAGGGTCTAAATATTGAAACCGTTCCAGCCCGAGACATACCAAAAAATTACAGGTATTTTACACGTATTTAAATTATAGATCCAAACCGatctagacaaaaaaaaacaatttgtacCTAACCCAAAGATCCAAATGCTCAAGCATACTCTCTCTCAGTATATTTTGTGTGCATTTTATAAAAGTTAACATTTGTTGAATTGGTGAGGATTAGTATTTTAGCAGATTTTTAGTCAacttaatagtataaatttgtaggagttctaatattttttaaactatcttaaataataaatttttaatatcaatatatttataaaacaatatttaaacgtaatatatataattttattttaacagattatttgttaatttattttatcaaatttgtttttgtaaatattttgatatatatgtcTGACAGTTTCAAATCACATTAAATTAAATGCTACCTTTTTAGGttcaaaagtttagattttgttGACATGTAGTTggcatatattaataataataacatacaAATAAACATGGGTGACAGGTCATCGTCAATATTGAAAGTGAAGCTTTATCAAGGATTAAAATGTTCATAtcaaaatcaatatattgttgtcgatttttttaaacaaaaaagaaattcTATCAAGGTAACAAATTATTCGTTGTATTCAATGTATCACATATCAATATAGCAATTAACAATAATGCTATACAGTTAGAGAAAATAGAGGTAGGATATTAATGAAAAAGTGCAACTAActttttttaagtagatttttgggaatgattcatttttaatagtatagatgggTTATCCATAaccaaaccaataaaaatttataacaaacacaaactcaaatcaaatatataaacaaaaaaataaccaaaccaaatttcCAAACCAATTTTACTATAccaagttttatttatttactcatatatataactatatgtTAATAAACTAAATCTAACCCAatttctcatatatatttttttgttaacactcagttttatatatatagtatggtTGTTTTAATAAGCCAAAGTTAATCATATTTCTCGCATAAACTctaaaatcaagctttttccACAAAAAATGTAAATTGGTTTGTTTTCCAATAAAAATCGTTAAATCTCATTTTCTCGCTGAAACAGAAAAATCGTGTTTTCCCACCAAACCCACAAATCGTTTTTTCTCCAAAAATGGTAAAATcgtgttttccgccaaaatcgtagaattatgttttttcgccaaaaccttAAAGTCATTTTTTCCCCGCCAAAATGGTAAAATTTAAGTTTTCCAACCAAACCGTAAATTGAGTTTTCCTACCTTAACCGGAAAATCATATTTCCCACTAAAACGCAAAATCATGTTTCCTACCGAAAAccgcaaaattgagtttttccaaTAAAAGTGCAAAttgtgtttttccgccaaaatacaaaatcatgttttttcgCCAATATCATAaaatcgtgttttcccgccaaaataaaaaaaaatagtattttccgTTAAAACCACAAAATCGTTTTCTGCTGCCGAAACTGCAAAATCCTATTTCCACTAAAATCCTAAATCATGTTTTCCCTCTAAAACCGCAATAATCTTGTTTTTCCCGTTAAAATCACACAACTTTCTTTTCCtgcaaaaaccgcaaaatcatattttctgtCAAAATTGCAAAATTCATGTTTTCCCGTTAAAACTGCAAAATCATGTTATCCTGCTAAACGGTAAAATAAAGTTTTCTGCCAAAAaagtaaaatcatgttttcccaccaaaactgcaaaatcataTTTCCGCAAAACTACAAAATCATGTTTCCTTgctaaaactgtaaaaaaaaaaacatttcctgtcaaaactgcaaaatagtttttttttcccaaaactgcaatattttttatctaaattctaatgaatatttttaattccagccgcaaaaaatatttttttttactcaataaccatttaaactataaaattattgttcatGGGTTAACCATTAAAACGAGTAACTCATTAACTTAAATGAGTTATGGATTAAACCAATCCATTTGTCAAATGGATTGGTTTAATCCATTACCCTTATAAGCTTAAAAAACATTTGGATATGATTTGGTTTTGGGTTGGTTTACTCCCCTACCCACAATAATAAACATACCagcaaaatatttgaaatgaaaaaaaaatgaaagatatttgtttcatttaaaaCTTCAATCAATAGACAAAATACCAATCATTAAATGCCCAAAAACTCCATAATATACTTTTAAGTTATAAGTCACACACATTTCCAAGTATAATCTTTAATACATTATAAAATAAGcaagttttacatttttaaaccAAAACCCTCTTTAATTATTGTTGACATCTGGTGGTAAGATTGTTGTTGTCAACCTTGGGTCACCTTCAGCGAATTTGTTATCTGCATTCCCTCTTTTGGCGTCATTTTCtgaatatatgaatatttcctTCGCCGTATTGCAAAATtttctacaaaaaataaaaaaattactcacTAATTTTGcctagtattaagaaaaaaaaaaagaagcaaaaactTACGGCCACGGATCATCGCCAAGAAGCATCATATCTCCATCAGcgtttataaaaactattttccaTTGATTGTGCATATGCAACAtgtctttgatatcaaagagtCTTTCTAGTTCATCGATCAACTGATTGTATCCATCAAAAATAGTTAAATCCATAGTTCTTTCTGCGGCACCTTCCATACAAACCTGATCAATAACCATATCAAAAGCAGATGAACTTTATAGTCATCTAAATCTATTAAGTACATgcaatttttattaaagatcTAAGATCAGAATGAACTGTGGATGCGCGCGcgcgcacacacacacacacatacacacatatGTCTGTATATATACTTAATTAACAACATACTTTTTATGAAAACCCATGTTTTAGTTTTACCTAATAGATAGTTTTAAACTTGACTAATAAGTACAAAATAAGAAGATGGTGATCAATTTCATACCTTAGTATGAGTTTTAGTTTGGATCTGGTCAACCTTTTCTTCTTCAAAGATTTTAGAAATCTTAGATTTTTTATACGAGTGAGTTGGTTGTACGAGATCTTTTGTTTTTGCAGGAAATGTTAGATCAACTCCAAACAGTCTGTAGCTAGCAGCCTCGGTCGTCGTTGACGTTTCTTTCATTGCTTTAACCATTTGCTCATTGTAGTTGGGTTTGGACATGCTAGGGAATGAGTAGCTCATTGAAGATTGTATGCTCTTCTGTCCAATTTCTTGGCCTTGGATCAATGTAGGAACACACATATGTTAGAATGATAAATAATTCACAATGACGTTTTAACTTATTGAGTAGTGTTTACTTACCAAAATCATTTATTTCACTTTGACGTTTGTTTTTTAGAAAAACTGATTTGGGAATGTTGGATGAATGTGTTAAAGGCTCGATCTCCCATGGAGATACCTTATCAGGTCTTGGAATTGTTGCAGCTTCATCCCATTGTACCTATAAAATAAAGTTAGTGGATATTATCtattactttataaaaaaatattctaaaataatataactaaagtAGAAATAGTACTGATCTGACCTCTAGACTTCGCCATTCTGAATCTTTCCAATGAGTGGAGAAATCTTTCACTCCTACTATTGTTCCATAGTATCTAGTGTAGTAAAATCATTTGTGTAAGtaatcatattcccaaaaaagtaaaataaatgttCAAGATTTACCTTATTTCACTAAAATCTCTTCCTTCGAATTTCATCAAAAATCTGGAGCCTACACTAAGTTTCCTATTCACTCCATCTATAAATTTTTCGAAGTTGACAAGGAACTGGCTCGACCTGATATCATCAcatcaataataaataaaagtgtatttGTTGAACTAACTATttgcataatttttaatttaataagaaatttgttttctttaccTTGGCTTATAGAACACAACAAACATACATTTTCTTTCGATAGCATTCAATGCAGTAGCAACTACACCATGGTGCATACTCTGCTTTGAAATTACTGGTGATGGTATGTTgtgttgttgatgatgagctGATTTTCTGATTCCAACTCGCGATTCCCCATTCTCTCCTCTAtgataaaaatagttaaaatccAAAGtacaaaaaacaaataagatgtaaaatgataaaaatataccGGAGAAATACAAAACAGTCTCCAACAACCAAATCTTTTCCTTTTGCAAACTCATTCCAACCAGATGTGAAAAGATGTCTTTGTGGCATACCTAGTTGATTGTTTGTGAGAAAATAAAGATTAGTAATTAATATTCTCAATTTTGATATCAATAAAAATTTGTTACCTCTTAAAGTGTGTTTAAAGTTCCATTCATGACCGTGAATATCTTTAGCAATTACCTCTTGACTTGGTGTTAGCTGAAATGTATCCTAAAAAACTTTTTagtacaaaattttatataaaattttgcaaTTTGAGTCGATATAAGTCAGTGTTAATACCAGCAGAGGAAGACATTCAATGGCATGTCTTTTATTCAAAACAAAACTACCCTTTTTATTGGTGTCAGAAGCACTTAACACCTTAGTAAAATAGTTAATGTTTTGTACGTTGTTTTCATGTCTAGGAGTTGGGATTTCAACttcctaaaaaaattaaaattcaaaatattaattagaatatatattaagaaGACCTGAAATTaagttattaaataaataaaatattattttgccaCTCACGGATGTATCAGGCAACAAAGAAATTTCTGCATAAATTTCATCTGTTGTTGTCTCTACCTAAGACCATGTATAAAATATACCCAAATCAATATCACTAATTCAGTGTAGCTTATGTgcattttataaata includes:
- the LOC106427520 gene encoding auxin response factor 22-like; the protein is MASDQIMHVQLESLATDGTNNYLYDQLWKLCAGPLFHLPKVGEKLVTSMNDELCQLKPIFDIPSKICCNVFSIKLKVETTTDEIYAEISLLPDTSEVEIPTPRHENNVQNINYFTKVLSASDTNKKGSFVLNKRHAIECLPLLDTFQLTPSQEVIAKDIHGHEWNFKHTLRGMPQRHLFTSGWNEFAKGKDLVVGDCFVFLRGENGESRVGIRKSAHHQQHNIPSPVISKQSMHHGVVATALNAIERKCMFVVFYKPRSSQFLVNFEKFIDGVNRKLSVGSRFLMKFEGRDFSEIRYYGTIVGVKDFSTHWKDSEWRSLEVQWDEAATIPRPDKVSPWEIEPLTHSSNIPKSVFLKNKRQSEINDFGNMSKPNYNEQMVKAMKETSTTTEAASYRLFGVDLTFPAKTKDLVQPTHSYKKSKISKIFEEEKVDQIQTKTHTKVCMEGAAERTMDLTIFDGYNQLIDELERLFDIKDMLHMHNQWKIVFINADGDMMLLGDDPWPKFCNTAKEIFIYSENDAKRGNADNKFAEGDPRLTTTILPPDVNNN